In Lagopus muta isolate bLagMut1 chromosome 6, bLagMut1 primary, whole genome shotgun sequence, one DNA window encodes the following:
- the NKX2-8 gene encoding homeobox protein Nkx-2.8, producing MATSGRISFTVRSILDLPEQDAHSMKQASDHHHRQHSAEKYSGSPYRGWIETDRNHYPCEYTTDRNSPSPCSYRVFVPRSSGEDAKKRTASACSLQRRGDPGWELYRILLNYKDQAAGGSQPRASSDESGPELSLPDSTQRSLPARGSETEKKKKRRVLFSKAQTLELERRFRQQRYLSAPEREQLARLLSLTPTQVKIWFQNHRYKMKRARSEGPGSPPPPRPPALLRRVVMPVPVLLRDGEPCRSFPASSSPAASRPKLGCALAGCSAQAALAVQGYPACPPTLGVCPAYQHLAHPAVVSWSW from the exons ATGGCCACATCTGGCAGGATCAGTTTTACAGTGAGGAGCATCTTGGATTTACCAGAACAGGATGCGCATAGCATGAAGCAAGCTTCTGACCACCACCACCGCCAGCATTCGGCGGAAAAATACAGCGGCTCTCCATATCGTGGCTGGATAGAGACGGACAGAAATCACTATCCCTGTGAGTATACTACGGACAGAAACTCGCCATCTCCTTGCAGCTATCGTGTGTTTGTTCCCCGTTCTTCTGGGGAAGATGCGAAGAAGCGAACTGCCAGCGCATGTAGCCTGCAGCGCCGGGGGGATCCAGGCTGGGAATTATATAGGATATTATTGAACTACAAGGACCAAGCAGCAGGAGGATCCCAGCCACGAGCTT CTTCCGACGAGAGCGGCCCGGAGCTGAGCCTGCCCGACTCCACGCAGAGGTCGCTCCCAGCCCGCGGCTCGGAGACcgagaagaagaagaagagacgAGTGCTGTTCTCCAAAGCTCAAACACTGGAGCTAGAGCGCCGGTTCCGGCAGCAGCGGTACCTCTCGGCGCCGGAGCGGGAGCAGCTGGCCCGCCTGCTCAGCCTCACTCCCACGCAGGTGAAAATCTGGTTCCAAAACCACCGCTACAAGATGAAAAGGGCACGGAGTGAGGGCCCCGGCAGTCCTCCTCCTCCGCGCCCGCCTGCCCTGCTGCGCCGGGTGGTGATGCCGGTGCCGGTGCTACTGAGGGACGGGGAGCCCTGCCGGAGCTTCCCCGCCAGTTCCTCGCCAGCCGCCTCCCGCCCCAAGCTGGGCTGCGCGCTGGCGGGCTGCAGCGCCCAGGCCGCCCTCGCCGTGCAGGGCTACCCGGCCTGCCCGCCTACCCTCGGCGTCTGCCCCGCGTACCAGCACTTAGCGCATCCCGCCGTCGTCTCCTGGAGCTGGTGA